Proteins encoded in a region of the Clostridium butyricum genome:
- a CDS encoding protein adenylyltransferase SelO: MKHINISKEAGFKLENSYANLSSIFFTIQNPEHVPSPHLEVLNYSLAEKLGLDAKVLQSKEGVEILSGNKTLEGFTPISQAYAGHQFGYFTILGDGRAVLIGEHITPEGEKVDIQLKGAGKTPYSRGGDGKSSLGPMLREYIISEGMNGLGIPTTRSLAVVTTGENIIREGLMKGAILTRVAKSHIRVGTFEYAAKFGSVEEIRELADYTIERHFKELINEENKYLLLLREVIKHQAHFIAKWQLVGFIHGVMNTDNMAISGETIDYGPCAFMDKYDPETVFSSIDVNGRYAYGNQPKIAVWNLARFAESLLPILHNDKNESVKLAQNEISKFITLYNENYLSGMRAKLGIFNEEENDETLINQLLNIMKKYNADYTNTFRSLTMDKTEDTELYGKEEFNNWYKMWQERLIRQAESKELSRELMRKNNPSVIPRNHRVEEALEAAVKNNDYTVMRKLLDVITKPYDYSVKNDYYVTVPKTSCGTYKTYCGT; the protein is encoded by the coding sequence ATGAAACATATAAACATATCAAAAGAAGCTGGATTTAAGTTAGAAAATAGTTATGCAAATCTTTCATCAATATTTTTTACGATACAGAATCCTGAACATGTACCTTCACCACACTTAGAAGTATTAAATTACTCATTAGCAGAAAAGTTAGGCTTGGATGCAAAAGTATTACAAAGTAAAGAAGGAGTAGAGATACTATCAGGAAATAAGACTTTAGAAGGATTTACACCAATTTCACAAGCATATGCAGGACATCAGTTTGGATATTTTACAATTCTTGGTGATGGAAGAGCAGTTCTAATAGGAGAACATATTACACCAGAAGGTGAAAAAGTAGATATTCAGCTTAAAGGTGCAGGTAAAACTCCATATTCAAGAGGTGGAGATGGAAAATCATCTTTAGGACCCATGCTTAGAGAATATATTATCAGTGAAGGGATGAATGGATTGGGCATTCCAACAACACGTAGCTTAGCAGTAGTTACAACAGGTGAAAATATAATTCGAGAAGGTCTTATGAAAGGTGCAATACTGACTCGTGTTGCAAAAAGTCATATACGTGTAGGTACATTTGAATATGCTGCAAAATTTGGTTCAGTTGAAGAAATTAGAGAGTTAGCTGATTACACTATAGAAAGACATTTTAAAGAATTAATTAATGAGGAAAATAAATATCTTTTATTACTTAGAGAAGTAATAAAGCATCAGGCTCATTTTATTGCAAAATGGCAGTTAGTTGGTTTTATCCATGGAGTAATGAATACCGATAATATGGCAATTAGTGGAGAAACTATTGATTATGGACCTTGTGCATTTATGGATAAATATGATCCTGAAACAGTATTTAGTTCTATTGATGTTAATGGAAGATATGCTTATGGAAATCAACCTAAAATTGCAGTATGGAATCTTGCAAGGTTTGCTGAAAGTTTGTTACCCATTTTACATAATGATAAAAATGAATCAGTCAAATTAGCACAAAATGAAATATCAAAATTTATTACTTTATATAATGAAAATTATCTTTCTGGAATGAGAGCAAAGCTTGGTATATTTAATGAGGAAGAAAATGATGAAACTTTAATTAACCAGTTGTTAAATATTATGAAAAAGTATAATGCTGATTACACAAATACTTTTAGAAGTTTAACTATGGATAAAACTGAAGATACAGAATTATATGGTAAAGAGGAATTTAATAATTGGTATAAAATGTGGCAGGAAAGGCTTATAAGACAGGCAGAATCAAAAGAATTATCAAGAGAACTTATGAGAAAGAATAATCCATCAGTAATTCCACGTAATCATCGTGTAGAAGAAGCTTTAGAGGCAGCAGTAAAAAATAATGATTACACTGTAATGAGAAAACTGTTAGATGTTATTACAAAGCCATATGATTATTCTGTAAAAAATGATTATTATGTTACTGTACCTAAAACATCATGTGGTACTTATAAAACTTATTGTGGGACATAA
- a CDS encoding putative bifunctional diguanylate cyclase/phosphodiesterase: protein MNYKSKISIHFAIIIYFNIYFISTVYESSFWGDILSPVGTIIAFIMLFYVYKKSTGMHLIWLFLSLSALFWTMSDIAWAICELILVVNPPNIKIFNFLYLIPNVFILISVLMFFVKISKKFNRIQFLLDIVAISYSSIIIFWNLLMHNSFIAFIRSLDNLILFLYMVSDCIIISSVALLVLSIRKGRIPGGIYLTFFAGGFYSIIDLLCSYDYFYDLYVPNSIIDSGYILSFLLIAYGALLVLKEKNESQVKKFYCEFENSGTSKKSFLLLTFPIIFIIFKGFQYTELILLILTYMFYKILSIYVQNVIKNEKLLIKEKNMNLILEEKINERTKELILKNKELEYISNHDSITKVYNGRYFKNTLDDMINSENSSNKITVLYIDFDRFKSINDTYGHDVGDEVLIEISKRLAITNNKDNILARLGGDEFVLMISGNYSKDEIENIVIDMINCCNEPIYIGTYEFRVTISVGVTTFPEDGDTRNILIKNADIAMYNSKSKGYNKYSFFNSYMNDIILEKHEIEMLLRNADYNKEFQLHYQPQINLENDQLVGVEALIRWNSPIKGNVRPDKFIKIAEEIGVIEEISDWVMKEASRQIYEWNTKYGLDLKMGINISPKQLGDINFVNKIKYIIDTYKLEPKWLDIEITENIAMRGEKILEKIFASLNDLSISTSIDDFGTGYSSLSYIQQFSFNRLKIAKELIDKISTDCSNNHIVEAIVVMSKSLKVATIAEGVENYEQVNILKDIGCDEIQGYVFSKPLPAKELEYNFLNL from the coding sequence ATGAATTATAAATCAAAAATTTCGATACATTTTGCTATAATAATATATTTTAATATTTATTTTATATCAACAGTATATGAGTCTAGTTTTTGGGGAGATATTCTCTCTCCAGTAGGAACCATTATTGCTTTTATAATGTTATTTTATGTTTATAAAAAATCAACTGGTATGCATTTAATATGGCTCTTTTTAAGTCTAAGTGCATTATTTTGGACCATGTCAGATATAGCGTGGGCAATTTGTGAACTTATTTTAGTCGTAAATCCCCCAAATATTAAGATATTTAATTTTCTGTATCTCATTCCTAATGTATTTATTTTAATTTCGGTATTAATGTTTTTTGTTAAAATATCTAAAAAATTCAATAGAATTCAGTTTTTACTTGATATTGTAGCAATATCATATTCAAGTATAATTATTTTTTGGAATTTATTAATGCACAATAGTTTTATTGCATTTATTAGAAGTTTGGATAATTTAATATTATTTCTATACATGGTATCTGATTGTATTATAATAAGCAGTGTAGCACTTTTAGTTTTATCTATACGAAAAGGAAGAATACCAGGCGGAATTTATCTTACTTTTTTTGCTGGAGGATTTTACTCAATTATAGATTTGCTGTGTTCATATGATTATTTTTACGATTTATATGTTCCTAATTCTATAATAGATTCGGGGTATATTTTATCATTTTTATTAATTGCATATGGAGCATTATTAGTATTAAAGGAAAAAAATGAATCACAGGTAAAAAAATTTTATTGTGAATTTGAAAATAGTGGAACAAGTAAGAAAAGTTTCTTGTTGCTTACATTCCCTATTATATTCATAATTTTTAAAGGTTTCCAATATACTGAATTAATTTTGCTAATTCTAACTTATATGTTTTATAAAATTTTAAGCATTTATGTACAAAATGTAATTAAAAATGAAAAACTTTTAATTAAAGAAAAAAATATGAATCTTATTCTTGAAGAAAAAATTAATGAGCGTACCAAGGAACTTATTCTTAAAAATAAAGAACTTGAGTATATTTCAAATCATGATTCTATAACTAAGGTTTATAATGGACGGTATTTTAAAAATACTTTAGATGATATGATAAATAGTGAAAATAGCAGTAATAAAATTACAGTTTTATACATAGACTTTGATAGATTCAAATCAATAAATGATACTTATGGGCATGATGTAGGAGATGAAGTATTAATTGAAATTTCAAAAAGACTTGCAATAACAAATAACAAAGATAACATATTGGCAAGACTAGGGGGGGATGAATTTGTATTAATGATATCTGGAAATTATAGTAAGGACGAAATTGAAAATATAGTAATCGATATGATAAACTGTTGTAATGAACCTATATATATTGGTACGTATGAATTTCGAGTAACTATTAGTGTTGGTGTTACAACTTTTCCTGAAGATGGTGATACACGAAATATTCTTATAAAAAATGCTGATATAGCAATGTATAATTCAAAATCAAAAGGATATAATAAATATTCATTTTTTAATTCTTATATGAATGATATAATTTTGGAGAAACATGAAATTGAGATGTTACTTAGAAATGCTGATTACAATAAAGAATTTCAGCTTCATTATCAGCCACAAATAAATCTTGAAAATGACCAATTAGTTGGAGTTGAAGCTTTAATAAGATGGAATTCGCCTATAAAAGGCAATGTTAGACCTGATAAATTTATAAAAATTGCTGAGGAAATAGGTGTTATAGAAGAAATAAGTGACTGGGTAATGAAAGAAGCTTCTCGACAAATTTACGAGTGGAATACAAAATACGGATTAGATCTTAAGATGGGAATTAATATTTCACCTAAACAGCTTGGTGATATAAATTTTGTAAATAAAATAAAATATATTATTGATACCTATAAATTAGAACCAAAATGGCTAGATATTGAAATTACAGAGAATATAGCCATGAGAGGTGAAAAGATTTTAGAGAAAATATTTGCATCTTTAAATGATTTGTCAATTTCAACCTCAATAGATGATTTTGGTACAGGATATTCATCATTAAGCTATATTCAACAATTCTCATTTAACCGTTTAAAAATTGCTAAAGAGCTTATTGATAAGATTTCAACAGATTGTAGCAACAATCATATAGTTGAAGCAATAGTTGTAATGTCTAAATCTTTAAAGGTAGCTACAATTGCTGAAGGTGTTGAGAATTATGAACAGGTGAATATTTTAAAAGATATTGGCTGTGATGAAATTCAAGGTTATGTATTTAGCAAACCATTACCTGCAAAGGAACTAGAGTATAACTTTTTAAATTTGTAG
- a CDS encoding HD domain-containing protein translates to MENSKLYRIVISDTNIFSAIYSLESYVFEKNLLSQKDLKLYHKLQNKYDEHLIKSVIKDCRLKLDEILLKDKEFDIQVFFKAKKYDKESDKVEFRPIHTADLITQICMVSILNIIMYSTKQDDKRQLSDLSQLLPSNFYGNLPSCEYENIFYDWKVKYKEYTEDVMKNYESIRRNKTYKYEVALDLKKFFPSVDPSFIYNFISEKTSSIYTGEDERFFKQILKKLLCFNVSNLNTQNEINEYFSTSKLKDEQIGIPQKGSSVGNIGIPQGLPQSYFFGNIAMIPISKEFDKMFPGKSFYYVDDSVIYTNSKNASPEKFKQSLNELNNNIATEISKYTENRICVKSNIEYMVRVHEEEKSYSAKIESSIKMSKSFLVGVGLEASRVSFEINTTTDEMQDVSILDKILNIYDALEKEILNVKKHIEKIGSSSIEAYTFKIYLKSLIRYKKFFGYRKRILEFRQLDDISEIKEWFYEKYLNNKLDTPDNFESVFLYFDEDIFQSEAALILDEIPNDEKKDFIEELLNFDKRLAPNLSDATMYFSENFSKSLEYPNCCFTTLKEISLTNLGNFARKPEKIVVEKLKLILSKETEVWLGFDEIDSYNTTIFKNSNTYKRNILNSYISTIFNIDVSNDIEFIKLDKRPLKYYELRILLYIRNKSTTIQNFVTFLTSILDSIIVKNYEKVDFSLIEVLNIFKTHVKSAELIDNLILVHKYVSSVWRNGSRFLYFYTLHNQEHSVELIRSSVNICKMFDFLQIKSIDYYILFLACYLHDISMILQPSIDSFLESNSQTDEIYSSFLKFKQEVFTDANLDEFHFDNKSNVKLVMKDAFERVNYYFESVSRDTHVASSASFIKATSDLDFIDLPIRAIVSAVSAAHGANCTDIYGLKSNAKSEIVSEKYMMILLRVADLLDIAKDRVSLDILDRNIANMPKISQYHWITHSAIDKFEIKSEYTFGSKDSPTDDFMSILKRENFLETITVQIYLNTSNLTNVKGLNCKDVSSTLNLAEEFIEIEIGKGKECSGKCNFLCKWICHKNAYLLPELNALQQYIERTPNLNFTTKIKVKLNFNNAKALKSEYFDIVNGQLQ, encoded by the coding sequence ATGGAGAATAGCAAATTATATAGAATAGTAATAAGTGATACAAATATTTTTTCAGCAATTTATTCTTTGGAATCATATGTATTCGAAAAAAATCTATTATCTCAAAAGGATTTAAAATTGTATCATAAACTACAAAATAAATATGATGAACATCTAATAAAAAGTGTAATAAAAGACTGTAGATTAAAATTAGATGAGATTCTATTAAAGGATAAAGAATTTGATATTCAAGTGTTTTTTAAAGCCAAAAAGTATGATAAAGAAAGTGACAAAGTTGAATTTAGACCCATTCATACTGCTGATTTAATAACACAAATATGTATGGTTAGCATATTAAATATAATCATGTATTCTACAAAACAAGATGATAAACGTCAACTTTCTGACTTAAGTCAACTTCTTCCTAGTAATTTTTATGGAAATTTACCGTCTTGTGAATATGAAAATATTTTTTACGATTGGAAAGTTAAATATAAAGAATACACTGAAGATGTGATGAAAAACTATGAATCTATCAGAAGAAATAAGACATACAAATATGAAGTTGCCTTAGACTTAAAAAAATTTTTCCCTTCAGTTGACCCAAGTTTTATTTATAACTTTATTTCAGAAAAAACTTCATCAATTTACACTGGAGAAGATGAACGCTTTTTTAAGCAAATACTTAAAAAATTATTGTGTTTTAATGTTTCAAACTTAAATACACAGAATGAAATAAATGAATATTTCAGCACTTCTAAGCTCAAGGATGAGCAAATAGGAATACCACAAAAAGGCAGCAGTGTGGGAAATATTGGTATACCGCAAGGTTTACCACAATCATATTTTTTTGGTAATATAGCAATGATACCAATATCAAAAGAATTTGATAAAATGTTTCCTGGAAAATCATTCTACTATGTTGATGATTCTGTTATTTATACAAACAGCAAAAATGCAAGTCCCGAAAAATTCAAACAATCACTTAACGAATTAAACAACAATATTGCAACCGAGATATCAAAATATACAGAAAATAGGATTTGTGTAAAAAGTAATATAGAGTATATGGTACGAGTCCATGAAGAAGAAAAAAGCTATTCGGCTAAAATAGAAAGTTCTATTAAAATGAGCAAGTCATTTTTAGTAGGAGTTGGACTTGAAGCTTCACGAGTATCTTTTGAAATTAATACTACAACTGATGAAATGCAAGATGTAAGTATACTTGATAAAATACTAAATATATATGATGCACTGGAAAAGGAAATATTAAATGTAAAGAAACATATTGAAAAGATAGGTTCATCAAGTATCGAAGCATATACGTTTAAAATTTATCTAAAGTCACTAATTCGCTACAAGAAATTTTTTGGTTACAGAAAGAGAATTTTAGAATTTAGACAGCTTGATGACATTTCAGAAATCAAGGAGTGGTTTTATGAAAAATATCTTAATAATAAACTAGATACACCTGATAATTTTGAATCTGTTTTTTTATATTTTGATGAAGATATTTTCCAATCAGAAGCTGCATTAATTTTAGATGAAATACCTAATGATGAAAAGAAAGATTTCATAGAAGAACTTTTAAATTTTGACAAAAGGTTAGCACCTAATTTGTCTGATGCTACAATGTATTTTTCAGAAAATTTTTCTAAAAGCTTAGAGTATCCGAATTGTTGTTTCACAACACTAAAAGAAATATCCTTGACTAATCTTGGAAATTTTGCACGTAAGCCCGAAAAAATAGTAGTAGAAAAACTAAAATTAATATTATCCAAAGAGACAGAGGTATGGCTTGGATTTGATGAAATTGATAGCTATAATACGACGATATTTAAGAATTCAAATACATATAAACGAAATATACTGAATAGTTATATTTCTACAATTTTTAATATTGACGTTTCTAATGATATTGAATTCATTAAGTTAGATAAAAGACCTCTGAAATACTATGAACTTAGAATTTTGTTATATATTAGAAATAAAAGTACAACAATCCAAAATTTTGTGACTTTTCTAACATCTATACTTGATAGTATTATAGTTAAAAATTATGAAAAAGTTGACTTTTCTTTGATTGAAGTATTGAATATTTTTAAAACACATGTAAAATCGGCTGAGTTAATTGATAATCTTATTTTAGTACATAAATATGTATCAAGTGTATGGCGAAATGGATCAAGATTTTTGTATTTCTACACATTACATAACCAAGAACATTCGGTAGAATTAATTAGATCTAGTGTGAATATATGCAAAATGTTTGATTTTTTACAAATTAAATCAATTGATTATTATATATTATTTTTAGCATGTTATTTACATGATATATCAATGATTTTACAACCTAGTATTGATAGTTTTCTTGAAAGCAACTCACAAACAGATGAGATTTATAGCTCGTTTTTAAAATTCAAACAAGAAGTATTTACTGATGCTAATTTAGATGAATTTCATTTCGATAACAAATCAAATGTAAAATTAGTTATGAAAGATGCATTTGAAAGGGTAAATTATTACTTTGAATCTGTTTCCAGAGATACACATGTAGCATCGAGTGCAAGTTTTATAAAAGCTACTTCTGATTTAGATTTTATTGATTTGCCGATAAGAGCGATTGTGTCTGCTGTTTCAGCTGCACATGGAGCTAATTGCACTGATATCTATGGATTAAAATCAAATGCAAAATCAGAGATAGTCAGCGAAAAATATATGATGATATTACTACGAGTTGCAGATTTATTAGATATAGCAAAAGATAGAGTAAGCCTTGATATTTTAGATAGAAATATTGCTAATATGCCAAAAATTTCGCAATATCACTGGATTACACATTCTGCAATTGATAAATTTGAAATAAAATCAGAATATACATTTGGAAGTAAAGACTCTCCTACTGATGATTTCATGTCTATATTAAAGCGTGAAAACTTTCTGGAAACTATTACTGTACAAATATATTTAAATACTTCAAACTTAACCAATGTTAAAGGACTTAATTGCAAAGATGTGTCGTCTACACTTAACCTTGCTGAAGAATTTATAGAAATTGAAATTGGCAAAGGAAAGGAATGTAGCGGAAAATGTAATTTTCTATGCAAATGGATTTGTCATAAAAATGCTTACTTACTGCCTGAACTAAATGCATTGCAGCAGTATATAGAGCGTACACCAAATCTAAATTTCACAACTAAAATTAAAGTGAAATTAAACTTTAATAATGCAAAAGCATTAAAAAGTGAATATTTTGATATTGTTAATGGACAACTCCAGTAA